The following proteins are co-located in the Mus caroli chromosome 7, CAROLI_EIJ_v1.1, whole genome shotgun sequence genome:
- the Acsm5 gene encoding acyl-coenzyme A synthetase ACSM5, mitochondrial has translation MRLWLRGLVCQALRSSWGVCRIHTQPPPPPIPEVVATWEAISLGRQPVPEYFNFAHDVLDVWSQLEKTGHRPPNPAFWWVNGSGTEVKWTFEELGKQSRKAANVLQGVCGLQPGDRMMLVLPRLPDWWLISVACMRTGVVMIPGVSQLTAKDLKYRLQAARAKSIVTSDALAPQVDAISADCPSLQTKLLVSDTSRPGWINFRELLRAASPEHNCVRTRSGDSVAIYFTSGTTGAPKMVEHSQSSYGLGFVASGRRWMALTESDIFWNTTDTGWVKAAWTLFSAWSNGACIFVHELPRVDAKTILNTLCRFPITTLCCVPTLFRLLVQEDLTRYKFQCLRHCLTGGEALNPDVRDKWKSQTGLELHEGYGQSETVVICGNSRHSTIKSGSMGKASPPYDVQIVDEEGNVLPPGKEGNIAVRIKPTRPFCFFNCYLDNPEKTAASEQGDFYITGDRAHMDEDGYFWFLGRNDDVINSSSYRIGPVEVESALAEHPAVLESAVVSSPDPIRGEVVKAFIVLSPAYASHDPEALTRELQEHVKTVTAPYKYPRKVAFISELPKTVSGKILRSKLRNQEWGR, from the exons ATGAGGTTATGGCTGAGAGGCCTGGTCTGCCAGGCTCTGAGGAGCTCCTGGGGAGTCTGCAGGATTCACACACAGCCACCACCTCCCCCGATCCCTGAGGTGGTAGCTACCTGGGAAGCCATCAGCCTGGGGAGGCAGCCAGTGCCCGAGTACTTCAACTTTGCTCATGATGTGTTGGATGTGTGGAGTCAGCTGGAAAAG ACAGGGCACCGGCCCCCAAATCCTGCATTCTGGTGGGTGAACGGCTCAGGAACAGAAGTCAAGTGGACATTTGAGGAGCTGGGGAAGCAGTCCAGGAAGGCAGCCAATGTCTTACAGGGTGTGTGTGGCCTGCAACCTGGAGACAGAATGATGCTGGTGCTTCCGAGACTCCCAGATTGGTGGCTGATCAGCGTGGCTTGTATGCGAACAG GTGTGGTCATGATCCCAGGAGTCTCCCAGCTGACAGCAAAGGATCTCAAGTACCGGCTGCAGGCTGCCAGGGCCAAGTCCATCGTCACCAGTGATGCCCTAGCTCCGCAAGTGGATGCCATCAGTGCCGACTGCCCCTCCCTCCAAACCAAGCTTCTGGTGTCTGACACCAGCCGTCCAGGCTGGATCAATTTCCGAGAACTCCTGAG AGCGGCTTCTCCAGAGCACAACTGTGTGAGAACCAGAAGTGGAGATTCGGTGGCTATCTACTTCACCAGTGGAACCACAGGGGCCCCCAAGATGGTGGAACATTCCCAGTCCAGCTATGGATTGGGTTTTGTGGCCAGTGGAAG GAGGTGGATGGCCTTGACTGAGTCTGACATATTCTGGAACACAACTGACACTGGATGGGTGAAAGCAGCCTGGACCCTCTTCTCTGCCTGGTCCAATGGAGCTTGCATTTTTGTGCATGAACTGCCCCGAGTTGATGCCAAAACTATTCTAAAT ACTCTCTGCAGGTTCCCCATAACCACCCTGTGCTGTGTCCCAACCCTCTTCCGGCTGCTTGTACAAGAAGATCTGACAAG GTACAAGTTCCAATGTCTGAGGCACTGTTTGACGGGTGGAGAGGCCCTCAACCCTGATGTGAGGGACAAGTGGAAGAGCCAGACAGGCCTGGAGCTCCATGAAGGCTATGGACAATCAGAAACA GTCGTCATCTGTGGCAATTCAAGACACTCAACAATCAAGTCTGGATCTATGGGGAAAGCAAGCCCACCTTACGATGTGCAG ATTGTAGATGAGGAGGGCAATGTCCTGCCTCCAGGAAAAGAGGGAAATATTGCTGTCCGAATCAAGCCTACTAGACCCTTCTGTTTCTTCAACTGCTATCTG GACAATCCCGAGAAGACAGCAGCATCAGAGCAAGGAGACTTTTACATCACTGGGGACAGAGCACATATGGACGAGGATGGCTACTTTTGGTTCTTGGGGAGAAATGATGATGTAATCAACTCTTCAAG CTACCGGATTGGTCCTGTTGAAGTAGAGAGTGCACTTGCTGAGCATCCAGCTGTCCTGGAGTCTGCTGTGGTCAGCAGCCCAGACCCCATCCGGGGAGAG GTGGTAAAGGCATTTATAGTCCTTTCTCCAGCCTATGCATCTCATGACCCAGAAGCCCTGACCAGGGAACTCCAGGAGCATGTGAAGACAGTGACTGCTCCATACAAGTACCCCAGGAAG GTGGCTTTTATTTCAGAACTGCCAAAGACGGTTTCTGGAAAGATTCTAAGGAGTAAATTGAGAAACCAAGAGTGGGGGAGATGA